A single Chiroxiphia lanceolata isolate bChiLan1 chromosome 25, bChiLan1.pri, whole genome shotgun sequence DNA region contains:
- the DCLRE1B gene encoding 5' exonuclease Apollo, with product MSGTVLAGTPIAVDFWSLRRAAGARLFFLSHMHADHTVGLSSTWSRPLYCSPITARLLHSRLRVPTCWIRPLEVGQSHVVDEVTVTLLDSNHCPGSVMFLFEGTFGTILYTGDFRYTSSMQGEPLLRGRRIDRLYLDNTHCHPRRALPSRQLATRQAARLIRAHPHHHVVIGVYTLGKEALLVDLAVEFSTWVVVSPWRLEQMRLLELPDVFTAEEGAGWIRAVDVAEIRWDTLVTWNTLHPTIAILPTGRPVKVTHPKIHPIPYSDHSSFLELCEFVKWLKPCSIIPIVKGNMCQVYFQEYLSSAPQVLPDFQVPKPLPESLQQQSQRRGQDPMYLWKRAARHSAPQGVVFESPEKYTEEPEAFTGAEIPQQHHCEPAFCSKEGCTCHRDEEKGKEKLSGEELGAAGAATAVSQAPVSKEHFTAGFAEQYLLTPLNVLKQNSSWTFDKLVQDFFRRGEVP from the exons ATGAGCGGGACGGTGCTGGCCGGGACCCCCATCGCCGTGGACTTCTGGAGCCTGCGCAGGGCGGCCGGCGCCCGCCTCTTCTTCCTGTCCCACATGCACGCGGACCACACGGTAGGGCTGTCCAGCACCTGGAGCCGCCCGCTGTACTGCTCCCCGATCACCGCCCGCCTCCTGCACAGCCGCCTACGG GTGCCAACATGCTGGATCCGGCCGCTGGAGGTGGGGCAGAGCCACGTGGTGGATGAGGTGACGGTGACGCTGCTCGACTCCAACCACTGCCCCGGCTCCGTCATGTTCCTCTTCGAGGGCACCTTCGGCACCATCCTCTACACAG GAGATTTCCGCTACACGAGCTCCATGCAGGGGGAGCCTCTGCTGAGGGGCCGCCGCATCGACCGGCTGTACCTGGACAACACGCACTGTCACCCGCGGCGGGCGCTGCCCTCGCGCCAGCTGGCCACGCGCCAGGCCGCCCGCCTCATCCGCGCCCACCCGCACCACCACGTCGTCATCG GTGTGTACACCCTGGGCAAGGAGGCGCTGCTGGTGGACCTGGCCGTGGAGTTCAGCACCTGGGTGGTGGTGAGTCCCTGGCGCCTGGAGCAGATgcggctgctggagctgccggATGTGTTCACCGCCGAGGAGGGGGCCGGGTGGATCCGCGCCGTGGATGTCGCCGAGATCCGCTGGGATACCCTGGTCACCTGGAACACGCTGCACCCCACCATTGCCATCCTCCCCACGGGCAGGCCTGTGAAAGTCACCCACCCCAAGATCCACCCCATTCCATACTCGGATCACTCGTCCTTTTTGGAGCTGTGCGAGTTTGTGAAGTGGCTGAAACCTTGCTCCATCATTCCCATCGTGAAGGGCAACATGTGCCAGGTTTACTTTCAGGAATACCTGAGCTCTGCCCCCCAGGTACTTCCTGACTTCCAAGTCCCAAAGCCTTTGCCAGAGtctttgcagcagcaaagccaaaGGAGGGGGCAGGACCCCATGTATCTCTGGAAAAGAGCTGCACGGCATTCTGCACCTCAGGGGGTTGTTTTTGAGTCCCCAGAGAAATACACTGAGGAACCTGAAGCATTTACAGGTGCTGAGattcctcagcagcaccactgTGAGCCAGCTTTCTGCTCAAAAGAAGGTTGCACTTGTCACAGGGatgaggaaaaagggaaggaaaagctgagtggggaagagctgggagcagcaggagcagccactgCTGTTAGCCAGGCACCTGTTTCCAAGGAGCACTTTACAGCAGGATTTGCAGAGCAGTATTTACTCACTCCCCTAAATGTCCTAAAGCAGAATTCCTCGTGGACGTTTGACAAGCTGGTACAGGACTTTTTTAGGAGGGGAGAAGTGCCCTGA